Genomic DNA from bacterium:
GGACGGCGGCCGCTAGCGCGCCGCGCCGGGTCCCGCAGGGGGCTCCGCCAGGTGCGCGCCGCCGCGCCTCACCAGCGGTACTCGAGCCCGAGCGAGACGAGCTTCGCGTCGGTGATGTCGATGTCCATCACGTCGCCCTCGAGCCGGAGGTGCCAGTTGCCCGTGAAGTTCCAGGTCGCCCCCAGCCCGTAGGTGAAGCTCGTCCCGGACTTGTCCAGCATCCGGTCCTGCCGCTCGCCGCTGGGGAGGAAGAAGTTCGAGTCGTAGCTCGTGTTCCAGAAGAGCACCCCGCCGCGCCCGAAGACCTGCGCCCGCCCGAACCGCTGCCCGAGCTGCACCGTGACGCCCGTGCCGTAGAGCGAGACCTTCGTCTCCCCGGTCCCCCGCTCCGCCGGCGGCTTGAAGTAGTCGAAGGTCGCGTTGACCTCGCCGAGCTCGGCCGCGGTCACCTCGAAGCCGACGTTGTCGTTGATCCAGTAGCCGCCGTAGAGCCTGAAGCCGGCGTTGCCCTCGTCGGCGGTGATGTCGTCGAACTCGATCCCCTCCATGCTGAGGCTGCGCCCCGGGATGCGGATGTCCGAGTAGCAGGGCGCGAA
This window encodes:
- a CDS encoding outer membrane beta-barrel protein; translated protein: MVTLARTVAVVGFVLALGTALAPADAHAEDGRSWFEGIYIGFAPCYSDIRIPGRSLSMEGIEFDDITADEGNAGFRLYGGYWINDNVGFEVTAAELGEVNATFDYFKPPAERGTGETKVSLYGTGVTVQLGQRFGRAQVFGRGGVLFWNTSYDSNFFLPSGERQDRMLDKSGTSFTYGLGATWNFTGNWHLRLEGDVMDIDITDAKLVSLGLEYRW